A single genomic interval of Pyrus communis chromosome 7, drPyrComm1.1, whole genome shotgun sequence harbors:
- the LOC137739038 gene encoding glutamine synthetase cytosolic isozyme-like: MSLVSDLINLDLSDSTKKIIAEYIWIGGSGMDIRSKARTLPGPVSDPSKLPKWNYDGSSTNQAPGEDSEVILYPQAIFKDPFRRGNNILVICDTYTPAGEPIPTNKRAAAAKIFSHPDVVAEVTWYGLEQEYTLLQKDVKWPLGWPVGGFPGPQGPYYCAAGADKAFGRDIVDAHYKACLYAGINISGINGEVMPGQWEFQVGPSVGISAGDELWAARYILERITEIAGVVLSFDPKPIQGDWNGAGAHTNYSTKSMREDGGYEVIKKAINKLGLRHKEHIAAYGEGNERRLTGRHETADINTFKWGVANRGASIRVGRDTEKAGKGYFEDRRPASNMDPYVVTSMIAETTLLLKP, from the exons ATGTCGCTAGTCTCAGATCTCATCAACCTCGACCTCTCAGACAGCACTAAGAAGATCATCGCAGAGTACATATG GATTGGTGGATCTGGAATGGATATCAGAAGCAAAGCAAGG ACTCTGCCAGGACCAGTGAGTGATCCTTCAAAGCTTCCCAAGTGGAATTATGATGGTTCCAGCACAAATCAAGCTCCTGGAGAAGATAGCGAAGTTATTTTATA CCCTCAAGCCATTTTCAAGGATCCATTCAGGAGAGGCAACAACATTTTG GTGATATGCGATACCTACACACCCGCTGGGGAACCAATTCCAACTAACAAGAGGGCTGCAGCTGCAAAGATTTTCAGCCATCCTGATGTTGTTGCTGAAGTAACCTGGTATGGACTTGAACAGGAGTACACCTTGCTGCAGAAAGATGTCAAATGGCCACTCGGCTGGCCCGTTGGTGGTTTCCCAGGCCCTCAG GGACCGTACTATTGTGCGGCTGGCGCTGACAAGGCCTTCGGGCGCGACATTGTTGATGCACACTACAAGGCCTGCCTTTATGCTGGCATCAACATTAGTGGAATCAACGGTGAAGTGATGCCTGGCCAG TGGGAATTTCAAGTTGGCCCTTCTGTCGGCATATCCGCTGGAGATGAACTGTGGGCTGCTCGTTATATTTTGGAG AGGATCACCGAGATTGCTGGGGTGGTTCTGTCATTTGATCCCAAGCCGATCCAGGGTGATTGGAACGGGGCTGGTGCTCACACAAACTACAG CACCAAGTCCATGAGAGAAGATGGAGGCTATGAAGTTATCAAGAAGGCAATTAACAAGCTGGGACTCAGGCACAAGGAGCACATTGCTGCCTATGGAGAAGGCAATGAACGCCGTTTGACAGGAAGGCATGAAACAGCTGATATCAACACATTCAAATGGGGTGTTGCCAACCGCGGTGCTTCTATCCGTGTTGGTAGAGACACAGAAAAAGCTGGCAAGGGCTATTTCGAGGACAGGAGGCCTGCATCGAACATGGATCCATATGTTGTTACATCTATGATTGCAGAAACCACCCTTCTGTTGAAGCCATAA